A stretch of DNA from Flavobacteriales bacterium:
ATGTGCTATGCCTCCTGCTTTCAACCTTACAGGACAACAAAGATCAATGAATCACTTTGTAAAGTAGCACAACACTGTTAGGCCGCATGAAGCCTTAGAAATGAAGACTCCTGAAAAAGCACACATATACTCTAGAAGAAAGTTTCCAAACATAATGCAAGACTATCAGTATGGTCATGAGATTAAACTAAAATATGTAACTAAAAATGGAGCTCTCAGATGGAAGTCTTTCTATTGGGTATATCTTAGTAGGGCTCTTGTAGGTAAACATGTTGGAATACATGAATTAGGAAATGGTATTTGGAAAGTATTCTATAGAGAGATATTTTTAGGATATATAAATGATAATTTTTATTTAAATATAAAGGTAACGGTATCAGGTTAACAGACAATATAGTGTAAACTATGTGCCTTGCACAACTGTCAACTATCTCCCTTTACGTACATTACCAGACTCTAACAAAACATACCCGTTCGGGTACCCTAAATGTAATTTTATATCTTTTCATACCCGAATGGGTACACTTTTAATAAAATGCGTATATTTGTACCCGAAAGGGTATAATATCTATGAAATTAAGTCAATTCGTAAAAAGAAAAAGAAAGTCTCAAAATCTCACCCAAGAAGATTTGTCGTTCAAAGCTGGTGTGGGTTTACGGTTTATTAGAGAACTAGAACGAGGTAAAAAGACATTGCAAATGGATAAGGTTAACCAAATCTTATCCCTATTTGGACATGAACTTGGCCCCCTACCAATAAGCAGAGATGAAGAAAGCTAAAGTGTACAGGCATAAAAATTGGGCTGGAACATTAATCGAGGATGAAGAAGGTTACCAATTC
This window harbors:
- a CDS encoding helix-turn-helix transcriptional regulator, yielding MKLSQFVKRKRKSQNLTQEDLSFKAGVGLRFIRELERGKKTLQMDKVNQILSLFGHELGPLPISRDEES